The following is a genomic window from Motilibacter rhizosphaerae.
CGGTCTCCCCGTGGCGACGGCCGAGGCCGCGCTGCCCGGGAGCATCCCCGGCGCCGTCCCCGTCCTCATGGCCGAGCGGGAGGCCGGGCGCGCGCTCACCGAGCACCTCCTCCTCGAGCACGGCGTGCGCCGGCTGGCCTTCCTGCGCGGTCCCGACGGCCACTCGGGGGCGGAGCGGCGGTTGGCCGGGTTCAGCGACGCCCTGCAGGCCCACGGCCTGGAGCCCGCGCTCGTCACGCAGCACGTGCCGGCGTGGGCGCCGGACGACGAGGGGACGCGCGCGGTGGTCGGGGGGCTGGTCGCCGATCCCGGCATCGAGGCGGTCGTCGCCGCCAACGACAACCTCGCGCTCGCGGTCGTCGCGGCGTACGAGGCCGCGGGCCGCCGCGTGCCCGCCGACGTGCGGGTGGTCGGGTTCGACGACTCGGTGGAGCCGGCGTACATCCGGCTCGGGAGCGCGGAGCCGGGCGAGCTCACCACGTCGAGCGCGGTGCTGCCGCTGACGACCGTCCGCTCGCCCTTCCGCGAGCTCGCCGCCGCCGGTCTCGCGGCCCTCGTCGCCGGCGGCGCTCCCGACCCCCTCCCCTGCCCGCTGGTGCTGCGCCGCTCCTGCGGCTGCCGGATGCCCGCCCGCCCGTCCGTCCGCCAGGCGGTGTCGCTCACCGCCAGGCTCGCCGAGGAGGTCGGCGCCGCCGCCGACGGCCTCCCGCCCGGCTGGGCCGAGGACCTGGCGGCGGCCCTCGACCGGGCCGGCTCCGACGAGGGCGCGGCGCTGGAGAGCGCGCTCGCCGACGTCCTGCGGGCGGCGGCGCAGTCCGGGGGCGGCGTCGAGGAGTGGTGGGGCGTGCTCGCCCTGCTTGCCGCGGCGGGCGGCGGGGACCCTGGCGTGGAGCGCGCGGTCGCCGCGGGCCAGGCGCTCTGGGCGCGCGCCCGCCGCATCACCGAGCGGCGGATCCGGGTCGCGCGGGAGACCGCCGAGGCCCTCATGGCGGCGGACACGCTCGACCGCCTGCGGGACCAGCTGGTGGAGCAGCTCCCCCGGCTCGGGATCCGCACCTGCTACCTCGCGCGCACCGACGAGTGCGGGCAGCGGGCCGCGCTGGTGCTCGGCTACGAGGACGGCCGGCGCCAGGACCTCCTCCCCGAGGACGAGCAGCTCGAGCCCGGCGAGCTGCTGGGCCCGCGGCGGTGGCAGCGCAGCGAGGGCCACGACCTGCTCGTCCTCCCCCTGCGCCGCGGGGGCCGCCCGCTCGGCCACCTCGTGGTCGAGCCGAGCGTGGAGGTCGGCTGGCTCTACGAGTCGCTCGCGAGGCAGGTCGCCGGCGCCCTGCAGACCGTCGGGCTGCTCGAGCAGCAGCGGCGGACGGCCGCGCAGCTGGAGCAGCGCGTCGCCGAGCGCACCGAGGAGCTGGCCGCGCGCGTGCGCCAGCAGGAGGTCGTCACCCGGCTCGGGCAGCGCGCGCTGCGCGGCGACCTCTCGGTGGACGCGCTGCTGCGCTGGACCCGTGGGCTGGTGAGGGACACGCTCGGGGTCGCCGTCTGCAGCCTGTTCGAGCTCGAGGGCGACGAGCTCGTCAACCGCGGCTCCGACGACGGCGCGATCCCGCAGCGCACCCCCGTGGCCCGCCTCGAGGGCACGACGATCGTGCGCGCGCTGCGCACTCGCCGCACCGTGCACGTGGCCGACTACGACCGGCAGGCCGACGACCCGCGCAAGCCCGGGACCGCCTCCGAGCACGTCCGCAGCGCGGCCTCGGTGCCCCTCGCGCGCACGCGCACCGAGGACGGGCCCGGCGCGGGCGAGCTGTGGGGCGTGCTGGCGGTGACCGACCCGCGCCCCGACGCGATCGGGGTGCAGGAGCGGCTCTTCCTCGAGCAGGTGGCGCAGGTGGTCGCGACCGCGCTCGCGCGCCGGCGCACCGAGGCCGAGGTCAAGCACCTCGCCCTGCACGACGCGCTCACCGGCCTGCCCAACCGCACGAACCTGCGCCAGGTCCTCGACGAGCAGCTCGGCAACGACGACGAGCAGCGCACCGGCGCGCTGCTGCTGCTCGACCTCGACCGCTTCAAGGAGGTCAACGACGCGCTCGGGCACGCGGTCGGCGACCGGGTCCTGCGCGAGGTGGCCCGCCGGCTGCGCGCCGCCGTCGGGGCGGACGGCGTGCTGGCGCGGCTCGGCGGCGACGAGTTCGCCGTGGTCGTGGGTCCGCGGCAGGGGCGCGACGCGGCCGTGGTCGTCGCGCGCAGCGTGCTGGCGCAGTTCGCGCCGCCGTTCCGCGAGGACGAGCTGGAGATCGACCTCAGCGTCAGCATCGGCATCGCGCTGAGCCCCCAGCACGGCACGGACGCCTCGCGCCTGCTGCGCCACGCCGACGTCGCGATGTACCGCGCGAAGAGCACGGGTGCCGGCTGGGCGGTCTACGACGAGCGCCTCGACGCCCCGCAGCTGCACCGGCTCTCCGCCATCGGCGAGCTGCGCGCGGCGATCGCGGGCGGCCAGCTCGAGGTGCACTACCAGCCGCTCGTCACCCTCGCCGACGGCGGCGTGCGCAGCGTGGAGGCCCTCGTGCGCTGGCGGCACCCCGAGCGCGGGCTCGTGCCGCCCGACCAGTTCGTCGAGCTCGCCGAGCAGAGCCGGCTCATCGGGCCCCTCACCCTCGCCGTGCTCGACGCCGCCGTCGCCCAGCACGCGGCGTGGCAGGCCGCCACCGGGACCGCGCCACGCATCGCGGTCAACATCAGCCTGCGCTGCCTCGACGACCCCCAGTCGTACGCCGCGATCCGCCAGCGCCTCGTCGACGCCCGCGACGTGCTCACCGTCGAGGTGACCGAGTCCGCGCTCGCCGGCGACGAGGCACGGCAGGCGCTGCTCGACCTGGCGCAGCAGGGCGTCGCCTGCTCCGTCGATGACTTCGGCACCGGCTACGCCAGCCTCGCCTACCTGCGTGACCTCCCGGTCAGCGAGCTGAAGATCGACCGGGCGTTCGTGCGCGAGCTGCACGTCCGCGCTCGCGACCAGGCGATCGTGCGCTCGGTGGTGCAGATGGCGCACGCCCTCGACCTGCACGTGGTCGCCGAGGGCGTCGAGAGCAGCGAGATCGCCGCGGTGCTCCGCGGGCTCGGCGTCTCCTCCGCGCAGGGCTACTACTGGTCGCGCCCGGTCGAGGGGGCCCTGCTGCTGCCGTGGTTCGCCGGAGCCCCGTCGCTGCGCTGAGCCGCGCTCAGCCCTCGACGCGGTGGAGCAGCGCGCCGGCCTGCGCCTCCGACTCCCGCGCCGGGTCGGACCGCCGGCCGAGCCCGAGCCCGTCGAGCACGACGTGGGCGAAGTCCTTGCGCCCGGTCGCGACCATCTTCGCGCCGGCGTACGCGGCGGAGGCGAGGTTGACGACCGCGGCCACCGCCCAGGGCCCGCGCTGCAGCTCCCACTGCAGCGAGCGCGGCTTGGCCTGGTCGTCGAAGGAGCCGTGCGCGCCGAAGTCCTCGCCCTCGGGGCCGTCCGCCGGCTCCCAGAGGTTGGCCGGGCGGTCCGGGCGCGCCGGCTCGCCCGTCTGCTGCGAGGTCCAGCCGGTGCGGCCGAGGTAGCGGTCGAGCAGGCCGGGCAGCAGCTTGTCGCCGAAGATCGTCGCGACGGCGCTGGAGCCGACGTAGTACTCGCGCCGCTCGGGGTGCTCGGCGGCCCAGACGATCGCCTCGGCCGCCACCTCCGGCTGGTAGATCGGCGGCACGGGCTGGGGGTGGTGCGGCAGCTTCGAGAGCACCCAGTCGAACTGCGGGGTGTTCACCGCCGGCAGCTGCACCATCGTGACGCGCACGCGGGTGCCGTCGTGGAGGAGCTCGGAGCGGACCGAGTCGTGGAACCCCTGGATCGCGTGCTTCGCCCCGCAGTACGCGCTCTGCAGCGGGATCCCACGGTAGGCGAGGGCCGACCCGACCTGCACGACCACGCCGCTGTCGCGGGGGAGCATGCGGTCGAGCGCCGCCTTGGTGCCGTGGACGACGCCGAGGTAGGTCACCTGCGTCGCGCGGGTGAACTCCTCGATGGAGGTCTCGGCGAAGGGCGCGAACACCGAGCTGAACGCGACGTTGACCCAGACGTCGATCGGGCCGAGCTCGTCCTCGACCCGCTGGGCCGCCCGCTCGACGGCCTCGTAGTCCGCCACGTCCGTCGGGACCTCGAGAGGCGTGCCCCCGCAGCGGCGCACGTCGTCGGCAGCTCCGGCCAGCCCCTTCTCGCCGCGGGCGAGCAGGCCGACCTTCGCCCCGCGGGAGGCGTACGCGCGGGCGACCGCCCGCCCGACCCCTCCGCTGGCACCCGACACCACGACGACCTGTGCGGCCACGACGCCCGACCTCCTCCATCAGTTGCACTTGTGCACATACCAGTACCCTGCGGGCATGGACCCACTCGCCCCGCTCGTGCTGCCGCCCGACGACGCCGAGCGCATCGAGATCGGTGGGGTGGAGCACGTCTTCCGGCTCAGCGCCCGTCACGGGGAGGGGCGGCTCGGCATCGAGGAGTTCGTGCTGCCCCCCGGCACCACGGGCGCCCGGCCGCACGTGCACGAGGCCCACGACGAGTACTTCTACGTCCTGTCGGGGGCGCTCACCCTGCACACCGGTCCGGGCGGGGAGCTCGAGGCGGGGCCGGGCGGCCTCGTCGCAGCGCTGCGCGGCTCGGTCCACGGCTTCCGCAACGCCGGCGCCGACCCGGTCACCGGCCTCGTGCTCTACACCCC
Proteins encoded in this region:
- a CDS encoding SDR family oxidoreductase gives rise to the protein MAAQVVVVSGASGGVGRAVARAYASRGAKVGLLARGEKGLAGAADDVRRCGGTPLEVPTDVADYEAVERAAQRVEDELGPIDVWVNVAFSSVFAPFAETSIEEFTRATQVTYLGVVHGTKAALDRMLPRDSGVVVQVGSALAYRGIPLQSAYCGAKHAIQGFHDSVRSELLHDGTRVRVTMVQLPAVNTPQFDWVLSKLPHHPQPVPPIYQPEVAAEAIVWAAEHPERREYYVGSSAVATIFGDKLLPGLLDRYLGRTGWTSQQTGEPARPDRPANLWEPADGPEGEDFGAHGSFDDQAKPRSLQWELQRGPWAVAAVVNLASAAYAGAKMVATGRKDFAHVVLDGLGLGRRSDPARESEAQAGALLHRVEG
- a CDS encoding cupin domain-containing protein, with protein sequence MDPLAPLVLPPDDAERIEIGGVEHVFRLSARHGEGRLGIEEFVLPPGTTGARPHVHEAHDEYFYVLSGALTLHTGPGGELEAGPGGLVAALRGSVHGFRNAGADPVTGLVLYTPAGYEQFFRDVHEAVAGGEPLSDELMASLRPRHATRMWTADEA
- a CDS encoding EAL domain-containing protein gives rise to the protein MAGDSGELDAPRGERPRRPRYALLLDRLSDFEQAPWLGATDGARAAGADLVVVVADDDPGSAAPSHALDLRRTDGLLLWPAWLLLRHGAEAVGAWVRSLGGLPVATAEAALPGSIPGAVPVLMAEREAGRALTEHLLLEHGVRRLAFLRGPDGHSGAERRLAGFSDALQAHGLEPALVTQHVPAWAPDDEGTRAVVGGLVADPGIEAVVAANDNLALAVVAAYEAAGRRVPADVRVVGFDDSVEPAYIRLGSAEPGELTTSSAVLPLTTVRSPFRELAAAGLAALVAGGAPDPLPCPLVLRRSCGCRMPARPSVRQAVSLTARLAEEVGAAADGLPPGWAEDLAAALDRAGSDEGAALESALADVLRAAAQSGGGVEEWWGVLALLAAAGGGDPGVERAVAAGQALWARARRITERRIRVARETAEALMAADTLDRLRDQLVEQLPRLGIRTCYLARTDECGQRAALVLGYEDGRRQDLLPEDEQLEPGELLGPRRWQRSEGHDLLVLPLRRGGRPLGHLVVEPSVEVGWLYESLARQVAGALQTVGLLEQQRRTAAQLEQRVAERTEELAARVRQQEVVTRLGQRALRGDLSVDALLRWTRGLVRDTLGVAVCSLFELEGDELVNRGSDDGAIPQRTPVARLEGTTIVRALRTRRTVHVADYDRQADDPRKPGTASEHVRSAASVPLARTRTEDGPGAGELWGVLAVTDPRPDAIGVQERLFLEQVAQVVATALARRRTEAEVKHLALHDALTGLPNRTNLRQVLDEQLGNDDEQRTGALLLLDLDRFKEVNDALGHAVGDRVLREVARRLRAAVGADGVLARLGGDEFAVVVGPRQGRDAAVVVARSVLAQFAPPFREDELEIDLSVSIGIALSPQHGTDASRLLRHADVAMYRAKSTGAGWAVYDERLDAPQLHRLSAIGELRAAIAGGQLEVHYQPLVTLADGGVRSVEALVRWRHPERGLVPPDQFVELAEQSRLIGPLTLAVLDAAVAQHAAWQAATGTAPRIAVNISLRCLDDPQSYAAIRQRLVDARDVLTVEVTESALAGDEARQALLDLAQQGVACSVDDFGTGYASLAYLRDLPVSELKIDRAFVRELHVRARDQAIVRSVVQMAHALDLHVVAEGVESSEIAAVLRGLGVSSAQGYYWSRPVEGALLLPWFAGAPSLR